Proteins found in one Mycoplasmopsis citelli genomic segment:
- a CDS encoding ComEC/Rec2 family competence protein, whose translation MFAVIVFILWKININLVSVQKNEQIFILNKISPKTLIFQDQYFRNYLVFKKQAWNSLILNAKYLITSEIEQINPKYNFFKTQGVFHQLNITSLQFYKHTPKSWFFNLEIFQYQQFNQIVKTLLFGYSNSEIIEQYNFLGIVHLVVLSGMHFNLIMYFLKTIFKKIKPLNFLPLIIVLVYFFFCNWTVSSIKAIFLIIFTEIYTFKHNQVSQDLKLKALVAVSLGVLTINPWYSYSLGFWFSFLLSGFIYLKINKSLTIKQFIADYFNIWLFSALLVFIFAQKFYPLSFIISLIITPIIEICVFLLFFSFWISPFVLIINSTFDYFTQIFVFASFYIVFEINNLYLYWSIKIANFLAFYGLLIRKLKFLRN comes from the coding sequence TTGTTTGCAGTAATTGTTTTTATTCTCTGAAAAATAAATATTAACTTAGTTTCTGTGCAAAAAAATGAGCAAATATTTATTTTAAATAAAATTTCTCCCAAAACATTGATTTTTCAAGATCAATATTTTCGAAATTATTTAGTTTTTAAAAAGCAAGCTTGAAATTCACTAATTTTAAATGCAAAATACCTAATTACTTCAGAAATTGAGCAAATAAATCCCAAATATAACTTCTTTAAGACTCAAGGAGTATTTCATCAACTTAATATTACTTCACTTCAATTTTATAAACATACTCCTAAGTCTTGGTTTTTTAATTTAGAAATTTTTCAATATCAACAATTTAATCAAATTGTTAAAACACTTTTGTTTGGATATTCAAATTCTGAAATTATTGAGCAATATAACTTCTTAGGAATTGTTCATTTAGTTGTTTTAAGTGGAATGCATTTTAATTTAATTATGTATTTTTTAAAGACGATCTTTAAAAAAATAAAACCTTTAAATTTTTTACCATTAATTATTGTTTTAGTGTATTTTTTCTTTTGTAATTGGACTGTTTCATCAATTAAAGCGATTTTTTTAATAATTTTTACAGAAATATATACTTTTAAACATAATCAAGTTTCACAAGATTTAAAATTAAAAGCACTAGTTGCAGTTTCTTTGGGTGTACTAACAATTAATCCTTGGTACTCATATTCATTAGGATTTTGATTTTCATTTTTATTAAGTGGATTTATTTATTTAAAAATCAATAAATCCTTAACGATAAAACAATTTATAGCTGATTATTTTAATATTTGGCTCTTTTCTGCTTTATTAGTATTTATTTTTGCTCAAAAATTTTATCCACTTTCTTTTATTATCTCCCTTATTATTACTCCAATTATTGAAATTTGTGTGTTTTTGTTATTTTTTAGTTTTTGGATTTCGCCTTTTGTTTTAATCATTAACTCAACATTTGATTATTTCACTCAAATTTTTGTCTTTGCGTCATTTTATATTGTCTTTGAAATAAACAATCTATATTTGTATTGAAGTATAAAAATAGCTAATTTTTTAGCTTTTTATGGATTATTAATCAGAAAATTAAAGTTTTTAAGAAATTAG
- the holA gene encoding DNA polymerase III subunit delta, with product MLLIYGEENYFIDKKIEQIKSKYKDENIVVLSNKYELNDIFNNLETNSLFSDPKLIIVENFPLFLLKNLNNEEILVENQILNLINNEQINELIFIFKKDKLPQSKLLEAFIENKKVIVCNKISKKDLPKELTKYIKTKGGTILLTDLLYLIEKLPDNLTLIIQEINKLMLETKIITKDVIDKSVGQYILDDPYSFSNSIESKDFSKIWKNYQQKKYEGNDSNYLVSQISNIFILAHRVLHLEKLQWDTQKISDFLKVHEFRIKKAKWILNKYTEKEIKNIIIELEKLDGIFKSSQADAQIIFENFLIKYFANKELND from the coding sequence ATGCTTTTAATTTATGGTGAAGAAAACTATTTTATTGATAAAAAAATTGAGCAAATAAAATCAAAATACAAAGACGAAAATATTGTTGTTTTAAGTAATAAGTATGAATTAAATGATATTTTTAACAATTTAGAAACCAATTCTCTTTTTAGCGATCCGAAACTAATTATTGTAGAAAATTTTCCTTTATTTTTACTTAAAAATTTAAATAATGAGGAAATATTAGTCGAAAATCAAATTTTAAACTTAATTAATAATGAACAAATAAATGAATTGATTTTTATCTTCAAAAAAGACAAATTACCACAATCTAAGCTCCTAGAAGCTTTTATAGAAAATAAAAAAGTTATTGTTTGCAATAAAATTTCAAAAAAAGATCTTCCTAAGGAATTGACAAAATACATCAAAACTAAAGGCGGAACAATTTTATTAACTGATTTACTATATCTTATTGAAAAATTACCAGATAATTTAACTTTAATAATTCAAGAAATTAATAAATTAATGCTTGAAACAAAAATAATAACTAAAGATGTCATTGACAAATCAGTTGGCCAATACATTTTAGATGATCCATATTCTTTTTCAAATTCAATTGAAAGCAAAGATTTTAGTAAGATTTGAAAAAACTATCAACAAAAAAAATACGAAGGAAACGATTCTAATTATTTAGTTTCACAAATTTCGAACATTTTCATTCTTGCTCATAGAGTGCTACACTTAGAAAAATTACAATGAGATACTCAAAAAATATCAGATTTTTTAAAAGTACACGAATTTCGGATTAAAAAAGCAAAATGAATTTTAAATAAATATACTGAAAAAGAGATAAAAAATATAATTATCGAATTAGAAAAACTAGATGGTATTTTTAAATCTTCCCAAGCTGATGCACAAATTATTTTTGAAAACTTTCTAATAAAATACTTTGCCAATAAGGAATTAAATGACTAA
- a CDS encoding ABC transporter ATP-binding protein: MHEYSNKSWRIFWELTKGYRGWAFTNIILVMLETVSNVTMPFLIGYLIDAINRPLDQIQQNINKVYLYGGLLILFAILGLSLGLIAGVAASKSAAGLGKNIRSALFYKASRFSFENIDKYSVATLINRMGNDVTNITNAFNKMIRIPFRATFLLVLNLVFSISASPQLSVMFLVILPMLIIFTSLIWWKTYPVFKSMFKVYDDLNHKIQENLQGMRTIKSYVTEKKEAKSIFEKVAKLTKINIYVEHGLVLGVPAFMVPIFTATLFLGGYGTHLVLNGSITTGTIVSFSSYIWQTSVAVTMFIGVVGETVIAGPSAKRVFEVIKEVPSISENLNGLKQVANGNVEFKNVSLRYTSNKGNSLRNVSFSVASGKTLGIVGRTGGGKTSLVSLIGRLYEASEGEVLVGGKNVKEYNIHSLRDAVAIVLQKNSLFSGTIRDNMRWGNQNATDEEIYQALGQSGILDYVMQLENKLDTIVDQGGVNFSGGQKQRLCIARALIKNPKILILDDSTSAVDTKTERLIQEALTQEIKDCTKIIIAQRISSVIHADEIIVVDQGEIVAQGTHEQLIKNNEFYNSIYQAQLNAGGINED; encoded by the coding sequence ATGCATGAATATTCAAATAAAAGTTGAAGAATTTTTTGAGAATTAACCAAAGGCTATCGTGGCTGAGCTTTTACTAATATTATCTTAGTTATGTTAGAAACAGTTTCTAATGTAACAATGCCTTTTTTAATAGGTTATTTAATTGATGCAATTAACCGTCCACTTGATCAAATCCAACAAAATATTAATAAAGTTTATTTATATGGCGGATTGCTCATTTTATTTGCTATTTTAGGATTAAGTTTAGGTCTTATAGCAGGAGTGGCAGCATCTAAATCTGCAGCTGGACTTGGTAAAAATATTCGTTCAGCATTATTTTATAAAGCGAGCAGATTTTCATTTGAAAATATCGATAAATACAGTGTTGCTACATTAATTAATCGGATGGGAAATGATGTAACTAACATTACTAACGCTTTTAACAAGATGATTCGAATTCCGTTTCGAGCGACTTTTTTACTAGTTTTAAATTTAGTTTTTTCAATTAGTGCTAGTCCACAATTATCAGTAATGTTTTTAGTCATTTTGCCGATGTTAATTATTTTTACTAGTTTAATTTGGTGAAAAACTTATCCAGTTTTTAAAAGTATGTTTAAAGTTTATGATGATTTAAATCACAAAATCCAAGAAAATTTACAAGGAATGCGAACAATCAAATCATATGTAACTGAGAAAAAAGAAGCTAAAAGCATTTTTGAAAAGGTGGCTAAATTAACCAAAATTAATATTTATGTTGAACATGGATTAGTTTTAGGAGTCCCAGCATTTATGGTTCCAATTTTTACAGCAACACTATTTTTGGGTGGATATGGAACTCATTTAGTGTTAAATGGAAGCATTACTACCGGAACTATTGTCTCTTTTTCTTCGTATATTTGACAAACTTCAGTTGCAGTTACTATGTTTATTGGAGTTGTTGGAGAAACAGTTATTGCTGGCCCAAGTGCAAAGCGGGTATTTGAAGTTATTAAAGAAGTTCCTTCAATTTCAGAAAATTTAAACGGACTAAAACAAGTAGCTAATGGGAATGTGGAATTTAAAAATGTTTCTCTTAGATATACAAGCAATAAAGGAAATAGTTTACGGAATGTCTCTTTTAGTGTTGCTTCAGGAAAAACTTTAGGAATTGTTGGACGTACTGGAGGCGGAAAAACTTCATTAGTTTCACTAATAGGTCGCTTATATGAAGCTTCCGAAGGAGAAGTTCTTGTTGGGGGTAAAAATGTTAAAGAATACAACATTCATTCACTTCGGGATGCTGTTGCTATTGTTTTACAAAAAAATAGCCTTTTTAGCGGAACCATTCGGGATAATATGCGTTGAGGAAATCAAAATGCTACTGATGAAGAAATTTATCAAGCATTAGGACAATCAGGGATTTTAGATTATGTGATGCAACTAGAAAATAAACTTGATACTATTGTAGATCAAGGGGGAGTGAATTTCTCTGGAGGACAAAAACAACGTCTTTGTATTGCTCGTGCATTAATTAAAAATCCTAAAATCTTAATTTTAGACGATTCAACTTCAGCAGTAGACACCAAAACTGAACGTCTTATTCAAGAAGCGCTTACTCAAGAAATTAAAGATTGCACCAAAATTATTATCGCTCAGCGGATTTCTTCAGTTATTCACGCTGATGAAATTATCGTTGTAGATCAAGGAGAAATTGTTGCTCAAGGAACTCATGAGCAACTAATTAAAAATAATGAATTTTACAACTCAATTTATCAAGCACAACTAAATGCAGGAGGAATTAATGAGGATTAA
- a CDS encoding LemA family protein — translation MGNLFDQTPNNTQEFNPAADNRSIAVKSGPAGTLVYVFTLGIFTLGIHYIVTKNKFLRMQNKINNSASGIDVQLTKRFDTLTKLADAVAAYKKQEETMTHEFAQMRSLIYSNPTANASQIEALNSSILGRLIAVSENYPDLKSSTLFKDLMDQSAYLEREIAAARRVYNMDVNEFNSVIFTWPNSVVASFQGLTTKPLYQASAAKREDVKFNF, via the coding sequence ATGGGAAACTTATTTGACCAAACCCCAAACAACACACAAGAATTTAATCCTGCTGCTGATAATCGAAGCATTGCAGTTAAATCAGGTCCTGCAGGTACTCTTGTTTATGTATTTACTTTAGGGATTTTTACCTTAGGAATTCACTATATTGTGACTAAAAACAAATTTTTAAGAATGCAAAATAAAATCAACAACTCAGCTTCTGGAATCGATGTGCAACTTACTAAACGTTTTGATACCTTAACTAAACTTGCTGATGCAGTTGCTGCATACAAAAAACAAGAAGAAACCATGACTCACGAATTTGCACAAATGCGTTCATTAATTTATTCAAATCCAACTGCCAATGCAAGTCAAATTGAAGCACTTAATAGCAGTATTTTAGGGCGTTTAATTGCTGTTTCAGAAAATTATCCAGATCTAAAATCATCGACTTTATTTAAAGATTTAATGGATCAATCAGCATACTTAGAAAGAGAAATTGCAGCTGCTAGAAGAGTTTACAATATGGACGTAAATGAATTTAATTCAGTTATTTTCACTTGACCTAATTCAGTAGTGGCTTCGTTTCAAGGTCTTACTACCAAACCTTTATATCAAGCTTCTGCAGCTAAAAGAGAAGATGTTAAATTTAACTTCTAA
- a CDS encoding endonuclease, protein MKIKKYAFIAWSFLGTISAISLASCNNANKNQIPTPQPAPQKEQQPSNEQDPKQSLAQFEIVSLDNIKSEVEHSKNKNFKTVRFRKRDDNILTGSGGEQKELIKLKDDLDLSKISFLEFQDRRHRNRRYDYLEGLLDLDKKTITIKYTYDGKDQSFIIHYNQESKEPEPPKQNETPKSSSDFEVVNAYNIQSEVLFNLGKNRSNIRFRKGSDNVLTASGGKELKPLIKLKDNLDISKLSFIHYQKNNDPSIQYDYLQGEINSDKQIITINYQYDGEQRTFVINYGQKDSKTPKNNLVNVTISAKKHTYTYDSTNDYYKALEGLSGQNLFNKITQLQTANHKTTSYDKLPDFYNSSDAFKDKYFEKDNSILDIYSENPSGSDPYVYQIYKTNGGSKEGDGTNREHLIPQSWFNKQEPIRSDAQFVWPTDIKVNAIRANYPHALVASVSQTTKNGSKLGKHSNKQTVFEPIDAFKGDVARAYLYFAITYNQKNIYNGDTNIFTKNYPHIQNQFLNTYLSWDQSDPVDQFDITRNNAVAKYNGLRNPFIDYPNLIENLFGNNPKPFVNRGILVSAT, encoded by the coding sequence ATGAAAATCAAAAAATATGCTTTTATTGCTTGAAGCTTTTTAGGTACTATTTCAGCAATTTCGCTTGCTTCTTGTAATAATGCTAATAAAAACCAAATTCCAACTCCACAACCAGCTCCACAAAAAGAACAACAACCTAGTAATGAGCAAGATCCAAAGCAATCTTTAGCTCAATTTGAAATTGTTTCATTAGATAACATTAAATCTGAAGTTGAACATTCTAAAAATAAAAATTTTAAAACAGTTCGCTTTAGAAAAAGAGATGATAATATCTTAACTGGTTCAGGAGGAGAACAAAAAGAATTAATTAAACTTAAAGATGATTTGGATCTTTCAAAAATTTCTTTTTTAGAATTTCAAGATCGTAGACATAGAAATAGAAGGTACGATTATTTAGAAGGTCTTTTAGATCTTGATAAAAAAACTATCACTATCAAATACACTTATGATGGCAAAGATCAAAGTTTTATCATTCATTATAATCAAGAATCAAAAGAACCAGAACCTCCAAAACAAAACGAAACACCAAAAAGTAGTTCAGATTTTGAAGTTGTAAACGCTTATAATATACAGTCAGAAGTACTTTTTAATTTAGGTAAAAATCGCAGTAATATTAGATTTAGAAAAGGAAGCGATAATGTTTTAACTGCTTCTGGAGGAAAGGAATTAAAACCTTTAATTAAGCTTAAAGATAATTTAGACATTTCAAAATTATCTTTTATTCATTATCAAAAAAATAACGATCCTTCAATTCAATACGACTATCTTCAAGGAGAAATTAATTCAGATAAGCAAATAATTACTATTAATTATCAATACGATGGAGAGCAAAGAACCTTTGTAATTAATTATGGACAAAAAGATTCTAAAACTCCTAAAAATAACTTAGTTAATGTAACCATTAGTGCTAAAAAACATACTTACACTTACGATTCAACCAATGATTATTACAAAGCTTTAGAAGGGCTTTCAGGACAAAATTTGTTTAATAAAATTACTCAGTTACAAACTGCAAACCATAAAACCACTTCATATGATAAACTACCAGATTTTTATAATTCTAGTGATGCTTTTAAAGATAAATATTTTGAAAAAGATAATAGCATTTTAGATATTTATTCAGAAAACCCAAGCGGAAGTGATCCGTATGTTTATCAAATCTATAAAACAAATGGAGGTTCTAAAGAAGGAGATGGGACCAATCGAGAACATCTTATTCCACAATCATGATTTAATAAACAAGAACCAATTAGAAGTGATGCTCAGTTTGTATGACCTACTGATATTAAAGTCAACGCCATTCGAGCTAACTATCCACATGCACTAGTTGCAAGCGTCTCACAAACAACTAAAAATGGCTCAAAACTAGGAAAACACTCTAATAAACAAACTGTTTTTGAACCAATAGATGCATTTAAAGGCGATGTTGCACGAGCTTATTTATACTTTGCAATTACTTATAATCAAAAAAATATTTACAATGGAGACACTAATATTTTTACCAAAAACTACCCACATATTCAAAATCAGTTTTTAAATACTTATTTATCTTGAGATCAAAGCGATCCTGTTGATCAATTTGACATTACTCGCAATAATGCAGTTGCCAAATATAATGGTTTAAGAAATCCATTTATTGATTATCCAAATTTAATTGAAAATCTATTTGGAAATAATCCCAAACCATTTGTTAATAGAGGAATTTTAGTTAGTGCTACTTAA
- a CDS encoding MAG0490 family ComEA-like DNA-binding protein: MKWKINKLLFVMLPIVAIPVTLIYLYKFNNTEEIKKSNPMQYKYSISGAVENSGIIYSQTPLTYREVFFKAKMFANSDISSFNLNELASTKEPIFIPFKNYSLKWKDFTSEKQFEHLNIAKRIVKTLLNYKKSNQGTPTWDDILKISGIGPVNLKKLQSFLILE, translated from the coding sequence ATGAAATGAAAAATCAATAAGTTACTTTTTGTCATGTTGCCAATTGTTGCTATTCCAGTGACGTTAATTTATTTATACAAGTTTAATAACACCGAGGAAATTAAAAAATCTAACCCCATGCAATACAAATATAGCATTTCTGGAGCAGTTGAAAATTCAGGGATTATTTACAGTCAAACTCCGCTAACATATCGAGAAGTATTTTTTAAAGCAAAAATGTTTGCCAATAGCGATATTTCAAGTTTTAATTTAAACGAACTAGCTTCAACTAAAGAACCTATTTTTATCCCTTTTAAGAATTACTCATTAAAATGAAAGGATTTTACTTCTGAAAAACAATTTGAACATTTAAATATTGCCAAACGAATTGTTAAAACATTACTTAATTACAAAAAAAGTAACCAAGGAACTCCAACGTGAGATGATATTTTGAAAATTTCAGGAATTGGACCGGTAAATTTAAAGAAATTACAAAGCTTCCTAATCCTGGAATAA